A single window of Debaryomyces hansenii CBS767 chromosome F complete sequence DNA harbors:
- a CDS encoding DEHA2F25036p (similar to uniprot|P40089 Saccharomyces cerevisiae YER146W LSM5 Component of small nuclear ribonucleoprotein complexes involved in RNA processing splicing and decay): MSEANTSSNQPAAGESPLSTILPLEIIDKSIGHKIQVLMTNDKEFKGTLIGFDDYVNMVLENVEEFDNEGPKGKVIKKMLLNGSQVAMLIPSL, from the coding sequence ATGTCTGAAGCAAATACCTCAAGTAACCAACCGGCTGCGGGAGAATCTCCTTTGAGCACGATCCTTCCATtggaaattattgataagtCAATTGGACataaaattcaagtatTGATGACGAACGATAAGGAATTTAAAGGAACTTTGATAGGGTTTGATGATTACGTCAATATGGTTTTAGAAAACGTCGAAGAATTTGACAATGAAGGTCCAAAAGGAAAGGTTATTAAGAAAATGTTGTTGAACGGAAGTCAAGTCGCTATGTTAATTCCAAGTCTCTAG
- a CDS encoding DEHA2F24992p (weakly similar to uniprot|P54858 Saccharomyces cerevisiae YDR068W DOS2), translating to MEFYDPIVAQEELPKTEGVNDNKTEEAVHKLEDEIDQAYTAVETRFAGLWSSASKNANELQEKYKLEEHKNQLLEQLSSAKTNINNKAKVTENLGQIEEQLKALSGHMPEVDLKNLQQHASNTLDSLDSTLESVEKQAGKYVTQLTSFFSGMVSVNPGDSQPDESTETLFKTPLNPKENYGTSRYDNDLYNLHTTASIYTSDEADSEEEIKKFNADAKTAEISKLLKDYPNTLTKLMNDLVPVKISYELFWYRYFKAEAKLKESEKKRKELLKRKENKDASDHGDDDEEFTWDDEEEDVVDVAKEAQGEQDAKSAKDDNSVQESSRDSDEKNNKENDDDDDDDDDWE from the coding sequence ATGGAATTCTACGATCCAATTGTAGCACAAGAAGAGCTTCCTAAGACGGAAGGAGTTAATGACAATAAGACTGAAGAAGCAGTTCACaaattagaagatgaaattgatcaagCATACACAGCAGTCGAGACGAGGTTTGCTGGGTTATGGTCAAGTGCATCCAAGAATGCGAACGAATTGCAAGAGAAATACAAATTGGAAGAACACAAGAACCAATTACTTGAGCAATTGAGTTCTGCAAAGAcgaatattaataataaagcaaAAGTGACGGAGAATTTGGGACAAATCGAAGAGCAGTTGAAGGCATTATCGGGACACATGCCAGAggttgatttgaaaaacttACAACAGCATGCCTCTAACACGCTTGATTCATTGGATTCTACGTTGGAACTGGTTGAAAAGCAGGCGGGCAAATATGTCACACAGCTTACGTCTTTCTTTTCTGGTATGGTGTCTGTGAACCCAGGCGACCTGCAACCAGACGAGTCAACAGAAACGTTATTCAAGACACCATTGAACCCCAAAGAGAACTACGGAACATCTCGTTATGACAACGACTTATATAACTTACATACCACCGCATCGATATACACGTCCGACGAAGCAGACAGCGAAGAAGAgattaaaaaattcaatgcCGATGCGAAAACAGCTGAGATTTCTAAGCTACTCAAAGACTATCCAAATACCCTTACCAAGTTGATGAACGATTTGGTGCCTGTGAAAATCTCGTACGAATTATTTTGGTATCGTTATTTCAAAGCCGAGGCCAAGCTTAAAGAGTCTgagaaaaagagaaaagaaCTATTAAAAAGGAAGGAAAACAAGGACGCCAGTGACCATGgcgatgatgacgaagaattCACTTgggatgatgaagaagaagacgtCGTTGACGTTGCTAAAGAAGCCCAAGGTGAACAAGATGCAAAATCGGCAAAAGATGATAACTCGGTTCAAGAGTCTTCAAGGGATTCTGACGAAAAGAATAACAAGGAaaacgatgatgatgacgatgatgatgacgactGGGAATAG
- a CDS encoding DEHA2F25058p (similar to uniprot|P40087 Saccharomyces cerevisiae YER143W DDI1 DNA damage-inducible v-SNARE binding protein): MRLTISNESNNQILSVDISESMTLEDFQAYIQAEFDISPQDQSLKHNGKPLSGSDKSLEDLGLNNDDLVLLGKTSVGSTTASSGSSVTANSNNSNAVDFQIEAMRTQFLSNPQLNSQLRQSNPQLHSTLNNPSEFKNSVIGSLQQFQNGATPGSYNPQQQEQLSRLQDNPDDPESQSRILEMIRQERIDENMQLAYEIAPESFTSVNMLYINIKVNGVLVQAFVDSGAQSTIISPKLADKCGISRLIDRRFVGEARGVGSQKIEGKIHSVPIAIGDSDTHIPCSFIVIDTHVDLLFGLDMLRRHKCVLDLERDVLVVGGNIETKFLHESEIQANPFLPGVAGSSASAGGTGGTFGGQGIALGSNSAENNNVTSSIVPANSTPDTTKQKAPNAAANAAVKRQDTGNSSSKFSESDIKQLVSLGFSKQEAIFALEQSQGNVEVAASLLFQ, translated from the coding sequence aTGAGGTTAACCATATCCAACGAACTGAATAATCAGATATTATCGGTAGACATATCAGAGTCTATGACATTGGAAGATTTCCAAGCATATATCCAAGCAGAATTCGATATTTCTCCACAAGATCAGTCATTGAAGCATAACGGGAAGCCTTTGAGTGGTTCTGATAAATCTTTGGAAGATTTAGGGcttaataatgatgactTAGTATTGTTGGGAAAAACTAGCGTAGGGTCCACCACGGCATCGTCTGGGTCATCTGTTACTGCCAACtcaaataattccaatGCTGTGGATTTCCAAATCGAAGCTATGAGAACCCAATTCTTGAGTAACCCCCAATTGAACAGTCAGCTTCGCCAGTCAAACCCCCAATTGCATTCCACTTTGAATAATCCTTCTGAGTTCAAGAATTCGGTGATCGGATCGTTGCagcaatttcaaaatgGAGCTACACCAGGACTGTATAATCCTCAGCAACAGGAACAGCTAAGCAGATTACAAGACAACCCTGATGATCCAGAAAGTCAGTCTCGTATTTTAGAAATGATAAGGCAGGAGCGaatagatgaaaatatGCAATTGGCGTACGAAATCGCCCCAGAGTCGTTTACATCTGTTAATATGTTGTATATAAACATCAAAGTTAACGGAGTATTAGTGCAAGCTTTTGTTGATTCAGGTGCTCAATCCACTATTATTTCCCCAAAGCTCGCAGATAAGTGTGGTATTTCTAGATTAATTGATAGAAGATTCGTTGGTGAAGCAAGAGGGGTTGGATCTCAAAAAATAGAAGGTAAAATACATAGTGTTCCTATTGCCATTGGTGATTCTGATACACATATCCCCTGCTCATTTATAGTAATCGATACACATGTCGATTTGTTATTTGGTTTGGATATGTTGAGAAGACACAAGTGTGTATTAGATTTGGAACGAGACGTTTTGGTTGTAGGTGGAAATATAGAAACGAAGTTCTTACATGAGCTGGAAATCCAGGCTAATCCATTTCTACCTGGCGTTGCTGGTTCAAGTGCCAGTGCTGGTGGTACTGGTGGTACTTTTGGTGGCCAGGGAATTGCCCTTGGATCAAATAGTGCAGAAAACAATAACGTTACTTCTTCGATTGTTCCAGCTAATTCTACCCCCGACACTACGAAACAAAAAGCTCCTAATGCTGCTGCAAATGCTGCTGTTAAGAGACAAGACACAGGTAACCTGTCTTCTAAATTTAGCGAAAGTGATATCAAGCAATTGGTAAGCTTAGGCTTCTCAAAACAAGAAGCCATTTTTGCTCTTGAACAAAGTCAAGGAAATGTCGAAGTTGCTGCGTCCctattatttcaatag
- a CDS encoding DEHA2F24970p (no similarity): protein MAPSRVPPYHLDAIDLIDATTLRIHDPGFYLLMVMTISPRFVLCISYRYIPI, encoded by the coding sequence ATGGCCCCGTCAAGGGTCCCTCCATATCATCTTGATGCCATCGATCTTATTGATGCTACGACGTTACGAATTCACGATCCTGGATTTTATCTATTAATGGTGATGACGATATCTCCCCGGTTCGTTTTATGCATTTCTTACCGATATATACCAATATAA
- a CDS encoding DEHA2F25014p (weakly similar to uniprot|Q9UVW6 Candida albicans SSK1 Ssk1p), producing MSNLHISLPLPPKHSYFIPNFGPKNSIPAPRDSNNSNTVGTNPNNQSNNQNNNNNQSNMSKAAQKPGGFPLNFNQPSYTAQNTLGQFSPNIFTTRRVWVKKSQGTPTTIIVHQNDIIDDLKQAVVNKFPNSLAREIDPADLVIKMDLSARQTVNVTSNTQNLSTNKKTTYPTNPASSTSPDNSKNIKSPIASISSGTQTQSQTNPYSYINLEPDQNVWNILDTYYPHSMGMQEAFIAEAPYAEPLSNRSSFNAGYQNNISHRQQHTQVSQQQMRNTSQILNTSQSYHQPKPQYMHQSNPIAQNLNTIHDKSVSPASAANGRQSPLSYGINVHRRSQSNPLQSPTSSSTNVTSQNNNENSQPVLLLPKNFSLATNGNNSQSSNPFQNKKRLSLDENFVQKNRQEPTDKSPADSSNNLTNIGMGIHSESHSVPETFGLASKNTDFNGVRKLEGRSSTDPESLNQGSDISNQVTKDTDRLSISPSPSIDESTSNKQNNLSLDQILSGETHNSQVPKTSKSIGAPEPFKPSDYMAKAKNSNPVSAKGAKSSKLTTDTVLPSISVLVVEDNAINQAILGAFLRKYKIPYQIAKNGQEAVDKWRTGGFHLVLMDIQLPVKSGIEATKEIRHLEKINKIGVFAQHELSASTYPNSEKFELKEDEKLDLTVFRSPVIIVALTASSNSSVDRKNALRAGCNDYLTKPVNLVWLQNKITEWGCMQTLIDFDGWKAKRSVNR from the coding sequence ATGTCTAATTTACATATTCTGTTGCCACTTCCACCGAAACACAGTTACTTTATACCCAATTTTGGTCCCAAGAACTCTATTCCAGCGCCTAGGgattccaataattccaatacaGTTGGAACTAATCCCAACAATCAATCCAATAATcaaaacaacaacaataatcAGTCAAATATGAGCAAGGCAGCACAGAAGCCAGGTGGTTTTCCACTCAACTTCAACCAGCCTTCATACACAGCTCAGAACACGTTAGGGCAGTTTTCACCCAATATTTTTACCACTCGTAGAGTATGGGTTAAAAAATCCCAAGGCACGCCAACCACTATAATAGTTCATcaaaatgatataatagatGATTTGAAACAGGCAGTGGTTAATAAGTTTCCTAATTCATTGGCACGAGAAATTGACCCGGCTGACTTGGTAATAAAAATGGATTTGCTGGCTAGACAAACAGTTAACGTTACGTCTAATACGCAAAATTTATCTACTAACAAAAAGACTACATATCCAACTAATCCTGCCTCACTGACTTCGCCAGATAACCTGAAGAACATTAAATCCCCAATTGCTAGTATATCTTCAGGAACTCAAACTCAACTGCAGACAAATCCATATAGCTACATCAACCTAGAGCCTGATCAGAATGTTTGGAACATATTAGATACTTATTATCCACATAGTATGGGTATGCAAGAGGCTTTCATAGCTGAAGCTCCCTACGCCGAACCTTTGTCTAATAGAAGCAGTTTCAATGCTGGTTATCAGAATAATATTAGCCATAGACAGCAGCACACACAAGTATCACAACAGCAGATGCGAAATACATcccaaatattgaatactAGCCAGTCATATCACCAACCTAAACCGCAGTACATGCATCAAAGTAACCCTATCGCGCAAAATTTGAACACAATTCATGATAAATCAGTCTCTCCAGCTTCTGCAGCTAATGGCAGACAATCACCTTTGTCGTATGGTATCAATGTTCATAGAAGATCTCAGTCTAATCCACTACAATCACCCACATCTTCAAGTACTAATGTTACAAGTcaaaacaataatgaaaactCGCAACCAGTTTTATTGTTAccaaagaatttttcacttgCTACGAATGGAAATAATTCACAATCTTCTAATCCATTTCAGAATAAAAAGAGACTTTCTTtggatgaaaattttgtgCAAAAGAATAGACAAGAGCCTACAGATAAGTCTCCGGCTGACTCGAGTAACAATTTGACCAATATTGGAATGGGAATTCATAGCGAATCACACTCGGTTCCAGAAACCTTTGGATTAGCTTCGAAAAATACGGATTTCAATGGGGTAAGGAAATTAGAAGGAAGAAGTAGTACTGACCCCGAAAGCCTTAATCAGGGATCAGATATTTCGAATCAAGTTACTAAGGATACCGATAGATTAAGTATATCACCTTCACCATCGATTGATGAATCAACATCTaacaaacaaaataatttgagtTTGGATCAGATTCTCAGCGGTGAAACTCACAATAGCCAGGTACCTAAAACGTCAAAAAGTATTGGAGCACCTGAACCTTTTAAGCCTTCTGATTATATGGCAAAAGCGAAGAATTCTAATCCAGTTCTGGCCAAGGGTGCGAAATCATCAAAGCTCACTACTGACACTGTATTGCCATCTATTTCAGTTTTGGTagttgaagataatgcCATTAACCAAGCAATTTTGGGGGCATTCTTGAGAAAGTACAAAATACCATACCAGATTGCCAAAAATGGGCAAGAAGCGGTCGACAAATGGAGGACTGGTGGCTTCCATTTGGTGTTAATGGATATCCAATTGCCTGTTAAGTCGGGAATAGAGGCGACCAAAGAAATCCGTCACTTAGAAAAGATAAACAAGATTGGTGTTTTTGCCCAGCACGAGCTCTCTGCCTCGACGTATCCTAATTCGGagaaatttgaattgaaagaagacGAAAAATTGGACTTGACTGTTTTTAGATCGCCTGTTATCATCGTCGCCCTAACTGCTTCATCCAACTCATCGGTGGACAGAAAAAATGCTCTTAGGGCTGGGTgtaatgattatttgacTAAACCTGTAAATTTAGTGTGGTTACAAAACAAGATCACTGAATGGGGGTGTATGCAGACATTGATTGACTTTGATGGATGGAAAGCCAAAAGATCTGTGAACAGATAA